A window from Pokkaliibacter sp. MBI-7 encodes these proteins:
- the tssI gene encoding type VI secretion system tip protein TssI/VgrG, protein MEKWNNQRSHRISNVWLALTIPIHDDHGEVGQQLYNAVVTRIASKGSRTPAEALDEVHRDYELTLQPQAYFLTQRRQNRIFQQRTPLDIVTQILSEHSVKFDDRTSGSFPTFEYKVQFDETDWNFVCRLLQHEGVFFYFEHSAGDHTLVLADDSTVYTPCLEQQVAYFTGDLAESHLYVWSGIEQIATGKVRQQGYNFLTPTALAKALVENPGQAEQQGTTESFEYIAEAENISRTQATAQTQLDALQHDQLCGEGKSNCRSFRPGGLFSFKRHEDKREEGKSYVVTRIKVEASSADNQGEQAQEGDNYKNEISVLPADAVFRPRLARDDIAAREGGDRNNYLLPYLPRIFGSQTARVVAEANSDGSEEVHIDKYGRVHVCFHWDLEQRSSCWIRVAQAWAGNGRGAFFFPRIGDEVIVQYLSGDPDQPVIVGSLYNGTNPYPTALPESKTQSGFISRSSKGGGKDNYNALVFEDLKGQELFYTQAEKDQQALIKNNQLTDIGMDRQTTIKNNDVLDVGKVFKLKAGSRIELEVGASTLVMESNGTITLKGKNITEKASKIEKVAGKINLN, encoded by the coding sequence GTGGAGAAGTGGAACAACCAGCGCAGCCACCGCATCAGTAACGTCTGGCTTGCCCTGACCATTCCCATTCACGATGACCACGGCGAAGTCGGTCAGCAGCTGTATAACGCCGTGGTCACCCGTATTGCCTCCAAGGGCAGCCGTACCCCGGCTGAAGCGCTGGATGAAGTCCACCGTGACTACGAGCTGACCTTGCAGCCGCAGGCGTATTTCCTCACCCAGCGCCGGCAGAACCGCATCTTCCAGCAGCGTACCCCGCTGGACATCGTTACCCAGATTCTCAGTGAGCACAGCGTCAAGTTCGACGACCGTACCAGCGGCAGCTTCCCCACCTTCGAGTACAAGGTGCAGTTTGACGAGACCGACTGGAACTTCGTCTGCCGTCTGCTGCAGCACGAGGGGGTATTTTTCTATTTCGAGCACAGCGCCGGTGATCACACGCTGGTGCTGGCCGATGACAGCACGGTCTACACCCCGTGCCTTGAGCAGCAGGTGGCCTACTTCACCGGGGATCTGGCCGAGTCTCATCTGTATGTCTGGAGCGGCATCGAGCAGATTGCCACGGGCAAGGTGCGCCAGCAGGGCTATAACTTCCTCACCCCGACGGCACTGGCCAAAGCCCTGGTGGAGAACCCCGGCCAGGCCGAGCAGCAGGGCACCACAGAAAGCTTCGAGTACATCGCCGAAGCGGAAAATATCAGCCGTACACAGGCCACCGCCCAGACCCAGCTGGACGCCTTGCAGCATGATCAGCTGTGCGGTGAGGGCAAGAGTAACTGCCGCTCCTTCCGCCCCGGCGGCCTGTTCAGCTTCAAGCGCCATGAAGACAAGCGCGAAGAGGGGAAAAGCTACGTCGTCACCCGGATTAAGGTGGAAGCGTCCTCGGCGGATAACCAGGGTGAGCAGGCGCAGGAAGGTGATAACTACAAGAATGAGATCAGTGTGCTGCCCGCCGATGCGGTGTTCCGCCCCCGTCTGGCCCGTGATGACATCGCCGCGCGCGAGGGCGGTGACCGCAACAACTACCTGCTGCCCTACCTGCCGCGCATCTTTGGTTCACAGACCGCACGGGTGGTCGCCGAAGCCAACAGCGACGGCAGTGAAGAAGTGCATATTGATAAATACGGCCGGGTGCATGTGTGCTTCCACTGGGATCTGGAGCAGCGCAGCTCCTGCTGGATTCGGGTGGCGCAGGCCTGGGCCGGTAACGGCCGTGGCGCCTTCTTCTTCCCCCGTATTGGCGATGAGGTCATCGTCCAGTATTTAAGTGGCGACCCTGATCAGCCGGTCATTGTCGGCAGTCTGTACAACGGCACTAACCCCTACCCCACGGCGCTGCCGGAGAGCAAAACCCAGAGCGGTTTCATCAGCCGCAGCAGCAAGGGCGGTGGCAAAGACAACTACAACGCGCTGGTGTTTGAAGACCTCAAAGGCCAGGAGCTGTTCTACACCCAGGCCGAAAAGGACCAGCAGGCGCTGATTAAAAACAACCAGCTGACCGATATCGGCATGGACCGCCAGACCACCATCAAGAACAACGATGTGCTGGACGTGGGGAAGGTGTTCAAACTCAAGGCAGGCAGCCGGATTGAGCTGGAGGTGGGCGCCTCGACGCTGGTGATGGAGAGCAATGGCACCATTACGCTGAAGGGTAAAAACATCACGGAAAAAGCCAGCAAGATTGAGAAAGTGGCAGGCAAGATCAATCTGAACTGA
- a CDS encoding PAAR domain-containing protein, protein MGKPAATISHNHTCPQYDGRTPHVGGPVSSGSGNVFIGGLPAARVGDSLVCNGPPDTINQGSATVFINGKPAARMGDSTEHGGVIVQGNATVLIGDKSYSVSGGTPPEESKIVEVARRDLSRIQYCQRNGQTQICNDPVCPCRKNGH, encoded by the coding sequence ATGGGTAAGCCCGCCGCAACGATTTCGCACAACCACACCTGTCCGCAATACGATGGCAGAACCCCGCATGTCGGCGGGCCCGTCAGCAGTGGCTCAGGCAATGTTTTTATCGGTGGCCTGCCTGCCGCCCGCGTGGGGGACTCGCTGGTGTGCAATGGCCCGCCCGACACCATCAACCAGGGCTCAGCCACCGTGTTTATCAACGGCAAACCGGCGGCCCGTATGGGGGACAGCACCGAGCACGGCGGCGTCATCGTGCAGGGCAATGCCACCGTATTGATTGGTGACAAGAGCTACAGCGTCAGTGGTGGGACGCCCCCCGAAGAAAGCAAGATCGTCGAAGTGGCCCGTCGTGACCTGTCGCGCATACAATACTGCCAGCGCAACGGCCAGACCCAGATCTGCAATGATCCGGTCTGCCCCTGTCGCAAAAACGGACACTGA
- a CDS encoding DUF4123 domain-containing protein, translating into MTQPLIRSGFAFGHPEHHLHPDNALPLALVIDSARLPQWRHTAAMKETELQWASLYEDTAAERFEPVGPFLLRTYAGSPVLDLLSSDPAWGTSALLISHRCDFDTLLSHLRILVFVEDGNRLNLMRFYSPWILDTWFAELADERIHALLGPAEMWAWRSFNYHDEGEWQWSWVAHQPGQVQHSQGWYRLSADEIRVLDQLDEGA; encoded by the coding sequence ATGACTCAGCCCCTGATACGCTCAGGCTTTGCCTTTGGCCATCCTGAGCATCACCTGCACCCCGACAATGCGCTACCGCTGGCACTGGTGATCGATAGCGCCCGCCTGCCGCAGTGGCGGCATACCGCCGCAATGAAAGAAACGGAGCTGCAGTGGGCCAGCCTCTACGAAGACACGGCCGCTGAGCGCTTTGAGCCGGTCGGCCCCTTCCTGCTGCGCACCTACGCCGGCAGCCCGGTGCTTGATCTGCTCAGCAGCGATCCCGCCTGGGGCACCAGTGCCCTGCTCATCAGCCATCGCTGCGACTTCGACACCCTGCTCAGCCATCTGCGCATTCTGGTGTTTGTGGAGGACGGCAACCGCCTCAACCTGATGCGCTTTTATTCCCCGTGGATACTCGACACCTGGTTTGCCGAGCTGGCGGATGAGCGCATTCATGCCCTGCTCGGCCCGGCCGAAATGTGGGCGTGGCGCAGTTTCAATTATCACGATGAGGGTGAGTGGCAGTGGAGCTGGGTCGCCCATCAGCCCGGCCAGGTGCAGCACTCGCAAGGCTGGTACCGGCTGAGTGCTGATGAAATCCGGGTGCTGGATCAACTGGATGAGGGGGCCTGA
- a CDS encoding LysM domain-containing protein, with amino-acid sequence MSDKAVAIRPYIIKKGDTLSELAQKFGTTVDALMLLNTDSIVDPDLIYYDRTMRVPEPVSIAKSGTTALPVPPEVDKNQPICSTNGDYVDLVYFPGLPGVKKTRPAWYLLSKEASQAFREEEDRLDDIIRPYIDNPTQSTLDATFGKLNELGLLELFKDLKLSFLIDDKAERDDYTNKVLMLASAKANLLKRVFKLPPELVAKGQQGQADWEARRKQLEQSAGTPGAPAITDLYNARYSEINPKTGEVYNLALPETLLTQWIAATEKDIAAIEQKYTRLATDTYGLIVTRDQQVMTRDEDKRLKSLAKVDEIRKSTLIWLDYVKGAVQGPLMDKLNKAWQQSHDICKEQPFEQFTNTFWQQSGFQPTAFGEEERVAQAYFRLITEVRQLNLLGIALPEQVLNAAEMFSRPTSLKETWHVAMGEKPLSMANTIKVLNDAQFPVLINQLQPELQGQDDLYRYHHFDLQQVINALDKGQWQPVWIIGYYPCVRLLQKVEEAIADSDNKFQEALGLDQAPATYYRPYLLLKYVLTCRIDEIKQRANQLMTQPLDRRWFRTAGEQDALSNYNGTLTLIWTSDEWETHYVNQFDQGVPSFRPKTQVNLVEAYRLNRGDTAPHYVRDCWLTDYQGKTECAHLHEIEAYNGYGSKAAEHATWQGGKWRVDLANTLKEARKVIGPQSSFNLTYNKKYDDIVCGKVASGTLSASGDRLNTPFYVATAEAQWLRFTKGSSLNNDIDYKSAYAYVKKEPVGVTGLSAELGYDAFKGELKFAFMWPESFDHQKIRLVYEYTDWDAQGKPSEMTADYDMGWMQVNGTLSASGYIGVSCTMASTFHVSRNHTGQLGVRGSRTITTDTLDRDWRARQTDNMVIRATMDTRNPSKSKGDSRKAKSKDTHLQGSMNLFAGLQVGGELNVSLRWCPPPKIGASQPPADQQIAPIQGDAPIQGGQWLTLASAKASVSLELGAGISGEFVITFRNGKFYIFMAARFVFGEGASGKFSFEVDYYNILRFVELFQGIVARPGYRRVIAIQNGERTDEETADEQASSGSLLTQTFSHMVNLLYITLSYGLSLVEAVMLSLAKIDELCQKSLRADQAPRIARYIVDRAPEAWFDNLLPEVKGRLLHVLMTYQEATFQSDNPLLDIFDYATGNLFNSEESQAKADLDNIYQRAAILKVLGWISNESKEAGERQFFESITRLNKDGSKDPSLFLNRQAFGENWYQLQAFFEKLSKLDDRQAPVKIAQINDGRAKDDPHYEVYIPIDDPKAGNLRVLDLTELRNKLCTSFISDYTLYEYNVEDYKGESVKTVQKWIYTSNAIIQIPIKERLRLAKMPGDAHRAL; translated from the coding sequence ATGAGTGACAAGGCCGTCGCTATTCGCCCCTATATCATCAAAAAGGGCGATACCCTGTCGGAGCTGGCGCAAAAGTTCGGTACCACGGTAGATGCTTTGATGCTGCTCAACACCGACAGCATCGTTGACCCGGACTTGATCTATTACGACCGCACCATGCGGGTGCCGGAGCCCGTCAGTATTGCTAAAAGCGGGACGACTGCGCTCCCTGTTCCACCGGAAGTCGATAAGAATCAGCCCATCTGCAGCACGAATGGTGACTATGTTGACCTGGTGTACTTCCCCGGTTTGCCGGGAGTGAAGAAAACCCGTCCGGCGTGGTATTTGCTGAGTAAGGAAGCCAGTCAGGCGTTCAGGGAAGAAGAAGACCGGCTTGACGATATCATCCGCCCCTACATCGACAATCCAACCCAGAGCACGCTGGATGCGACCTTTGGCAAGCTGAACGAGCTGGGCCTTTTAGAGTTGTTCAAGGATCTGAAGCTATCCTTCTTAATCGACGATAAAGCGGAACGTGATGACTACACCAACAAGGTGCTGATGCTGGCCTCAGCCAAAGCCAATCTGCTTAAGCGTGTGTTCAAACTGCCCCCCGAGCTAGTCGCCAAAGGACAGCAAGGTCAGGCCGACTGGGAAGCCCGGCGCAAGCAACTGGAACAAAGTGCCGGGACGCCCGGCGCCCCTGCCATCACTGACCTTTACAATGCCCGCTACTCCGAGATCAACCCTAAAACGGGCGAGGTCTACAACCTGGCGCTGCCGGAAACCCTGCTCACCCAGTGGATAGCCGCAACAGAAAAAGACATTGCCGCCATCGAGCAAAAATACACCCGGCTGGCCACCGATACCTATGGCTTGATTGTGACCAGGGATCAGCAGGTGATGACACGCGATGAGGATAAGCGTCTGAAGTCACTCGCCAAGGTGGACGAGATAAGAAAAAGCACCCTGATCTGGCTGGACTATGTGAAAGGCGCCGTGCAGGGGCCACTCATGGATAAGCTCAACAAGGCATGGCAGCAGTCCCATGACATCTGCAAAGAGCAGCCCTTCGAGCAGTTTACCAACACGTTCTGGCAGCAAAGTGGTTTTCAGCCAACGGCATTCGGCGAAGAAGAGCGCGTTGCACAGGCCTACTTTCGACTCATCACCGAAGTCAGACAGCTTAATCTGCTGGGTATTGCACTGCCTGAGCAGGTGCTGAATGCCGCTGAGATGTTTAGCCGCCCCACCAGCCTGAAAGAGACCTGGCATGTGGCCATGGGAGAGAAACCGCTCAGCATGGCGAACACCATCAAGGTGCTGAATGATGCCCAGTTCCCGGTTCTGATCAATCAGCTTCAGCCTGAACTGCAAGGGCAGGATGACCTTTACCGTTACCATCATTTCGATCTGCAACAAGTGATCAATGCGCTGGACAAAGGCCAGTGGCAGCCTGTTTGGATTATCGGTTACTACCCCTGTGTCCGCCTGTTGCAAAAAGTGGAGGAAGCCATTGCCGACAGCGATAACAAGTTTCAGGAGGCACTGGGGCTGGACCAGGCACCCGCTACCTATTACCGTCCCTATCTGCTGCTGAAATATGTGCTGACCTGCCGTATTGATGAAATCAAGCAACGCGCTAATCAGTTAATGACGCAGCCTCTGGACCGGCGCTGGTTCCGTACGGCCGGCGAGCAGGATGCCCTGTCAAACTACAATGGCACCCTCACCCTGATATGGACGTCCGATGAGTGGGAAACCCATTACGTCAATCAGTTCGATCAGGGTGTGCCCAGTTTCAGGCCGAAAACGCAGGTCAACTTAGTGGAGGCCTATCGGCTGAATCGGGGTGACACTGCACCGCATTATGTCCGTGATTGCTGGCTGACCGACTACCAGGGCAAGACGGAGTGTGCCCATCTCCATGAGATTGAGGCCTACAATGGCTATGGCAGCAAAGCCGCAGAGCACGCGACCTGGCAAGGGGGTAAATGGCGGGTCGATCTGGCCAATACCCTGAAAGAAGCCAGGAAGGTCATCGGCCCCCAATCCTCGTTCAACCTCACCTATAACAAGAAATACGACGACATTGTCTGTGGCAAAGTGGCCAGTGGCACCCTGAGTGCCAGCGGAGACCGCCTGAATACCCCGTTCTACGTGGCAACAGCCGAAGCGCAGTGGCTCCGTTTTACCAAAGGGTCATCACTGAACAATGACATCGATTATAAAAGTGCTTACGCCTACGTTAAAAAAGAGCCCGTCGGGGTCACGGGCCTGTCTGCGGAGCTGGGCTACGATGCCTTCAAAGGCGAGCTTAAATTTGCCTTTATGTGGCCGGAATCCTTTGACCACCAGAAAATACGCCTCGTGTATGAATACACCGACTGGGATGCACAGGGTAAGCCATCCGAAATGACGGCCGACTATGACATGGGCTGGATGCAGGTGAACGGCACGTTGTCCGCCAGTGGTTATATCGGCGTCAGTTGTACTATGGCCAGTACGTTTCATGTCTCTCGCAATCACACCGGGCAACTGGGCGTCCGAGGCTCGCGCACCATTACGACCGATACCCTTGACCGTGACTGGCGCGCCCGCCAGACCGACAACATGGTGATACGAGCCACCATGGACACACGCAACCCCAGTAAAAGTAAGGGCGATTCGCGTAAGGCAAAGAGTAAAGACACCCACTTACAAGGCAGCATGAACCTCTTTGCCGGGCTTCAGGTAGGCGGTGAGCTGAACGTCAGCCTGCGTTGGTGCCCCCCCCCGAAAATAGGCGCCAGCCAGCCCCCCGCCGATCAGCAGATCGCGCCAATTCAGGGTGATGCGCCTATTCAAGGGGGGCAATGGCTCACCCTGGCCTCTGCCAAAGCCTCCGTATCGCTGGAGCTGGGGGCAGGCATCAGTGGCGAGTTTGTCATCACCTTTCGCAATGGCAAGTTCTACATCTTTATGGCTGCCCGCTTTGTGTTCGGCGAAGGGGCCTCAGGCAAGTTCAGCTTTGAAGTCGACTACTACAATATCCTCAGGTTTGTGGAGCTCTTTCAGGGCATTGTGGCGCGGCCAGGGTATCGGCGCGTGATTGCCATTCAGAATGGCGAGCGCACCGATGAAGAAACTGCCGATGAGCAGGCCAGCAGTGGCAGCCTGCTGACGCAGACCTTCTCGCACATGGTCAATCTGCTCTACATCACCTTAAGTTACGGCTTATCGCTGGTCGAAGCCGTTATGCTCAGCCTCGCCAAGATTGATGAGCTGTGTCAGAAAAGCCTGCGCGCTGATCAGGCCCCGCGCATCGCCCGCTATATTGTGGACCGCGCACCGGAGGCCTGGTTTGACAACCTGCTGCCGGAAGTGAAAGGCCGCTTGCTGCATGTGCTGATGACCTATCAGGAAGCCACCTTCCAGAGCGATAACCCCCTGCTGGATATCTTCGACTATGCCACCGGCAACCTGTTTAACTCAGAAGAGTCACAGGCCAAGGCGGATCTCGACAATATCTACCAGCGCGCGGCGATATTAAAAGTCCTGGGCTGGATCAGTAATGAGTCAAAAGAAGCCGGTGAGCGGCAATTCTTTGAAAGCATTACCCGGTTAAATAAAGACGGCAGTAAAGACCCCAGTCTGTTTTTAAACCGGCAGGCATTTGGGGAGAACTGGTATCAGTTGCAGGCGTTTTTTGAAAAATTATCGAAACTCGATGACAGACAGGCTCCGGTAAAAATTGCTCAAATCAATGATGGCCGGGCTAAGGATGACCCCCATTATGAGGTGTATATTCCGATTGATGATCCTAAAGCAGGTAATTTGAGAGTTCTCGACCTTACGGAATTGCGTAACAAGCTGTGTACCTCCTTTATTAGTGACTATACGCTGTATGAATACAACGTTGAGGACTATAAGGGCGAGTCAGTAAAGACGGTGCAGAAGTGGATCTATACCAGTAACGCCATTATCCAGATACCCATTAAAGAGCGCTTACGCCTGGCCAAAATGCCGGGGGATGCTCACCGAGCCTTATAA